A portion of the Salarias fasciatus chromosome 15, fSalaFa1.1, whole genome shotgun sequence genome contains these proteins:
- the gje1a gene encoding gap junction epsilon-1 protein: MNNTPPGLRLLRPPTVIGQFHTLFFGSVRMFFLGVLGFAVYGNEALHFSCDPDRRELNLYCYNQFRPITPQVFWALQLVTVLVPGAVFHLYAACKNIDQEEILERPIYTVFYIISVLLRIILEVIAFWLQSHLFGFQVHPLYMCDASALEKAFNVTKCMVPEHFEKTIFLSAMYTFTVITILLCIAEIFEILCRRLGYLNNQ, translated from the exons ATGAACAACACTCCGCCAGGATTACGGTTG ctcaGGCCTCCGACAGTGATCGGCCAGTTCCACACCTTGTTCTTCGGCTCGGTGCGGATGTTCTTCCTGGGCGTCCTCGGCTTCGCTGTCTACGGGAATGAGGCTCTGCACTTCAGCTGTGACCCGGACCGCCGGGAACTCAACCTGTACTGCTACAACCAGTTCAGACCGATAACACCTCAG GTTTTCTGGGCGCTACAGCTGGTAACAGTCCTGGTTCCTGGAGCCGTGTTCCACCTGTACGCCGCCTGTAAGAACATCGACCAGGAGGAGATCCTCGAACGGCCCATCTACACCGTCTTCTACATCATTTCTGTTCTCCTGCGCATCATCCTGGAGGTCATCGCCTTCTGGCTACAAAGTCACCTCTTTGGCTTTCAG gttcaCCCACTGTACATGTGTGATGCCAGTGCTCTGGAAAAGGCCTTCAATGTGACTAAATGCATGGTGCCCGAACACTTTGAGAAAACCATCTTCCTCAGCGCCATGTACACCTTCACCGTGATCACCATCCTCCTGTGCATCGCCGAGATATTCGAGATACTCTGCCGGCGGCTTGGTTACCTCAACAACCAATGA